One window from the genome of Haloarcula sp. CBA1127 encodes:
- a CDS encoding MBL fold metallo-hydrolase, with the protein MLEITILADNRVASPYPRGLRGEWGFSVAIGDVLLDTGQSAAVHNAKLLGVPIEKFDSVVLSHSHFDHTSGLLDVLNVMDQPSLYCHPNVWDHRYLDRNGQFDGAPLGIPYTKPTVEAKSEIVEHRDPIEIVDGVHALGEIPRTHQDYTIGKVKREEGAVKDQIVDDQSVVVETSEGLALVLGCCHAGLRNTVEHAESVCSGDVRYIIGGTHLIAADTEEIHAISDWLGEKLDRLVGAHCTGTTAMGVLNERLPEVFESAGVGSTIRLEGDEVLS; encoded by the coding sequence ATGTTAGAAATCACCATTTTGGCCGATAACAGAGTCGCGAGTCCGTACCCGCGGGGGTTGCGTGGTGAGTGGGGGTTTTCGGTCGCTATCGGGGACGTGCTTCTAGATACTGGCCAGTCGGCTGCTGTCCACAACGCGAAGCTGCTCGGAGTTCCCATCGAAAAGTTCGACTCAGTCGTCTTGAGCCACTCGCATTTCGATCACACGAGCGGGTTATTGGACGTCCTGAACGTGATGGACCAGCCCAGTCTCTACTGCCATCCCAATGTCTGGGACCATCGATATCTCGACCGAAACGGGCAGTTCGACGGCGCTCCATTAGGCATTCCCTACACGAAGCCGACTGTCGAAGCCAAGTCAGAAATTGTTGAACATCGAGACCCTATCGAGATTGTCGACGGCGTCCATGCGCTCGGCGAAATTCCACGGACGCACCAGGATTACACGATCGGAAAAGTCAAGCGGGAAGAGGGTGCCGTCAAGGATCAAATCGTGGACGATCAGTCTGTGGTTGTCGAGACCAGTGAAGGGCTGGCACTGGTGCTGGGCTGCTGCCACGCTGGGTTACGGAATACGGTCGAACATGCGGAGTCAGTCTGTAGCGGGGACGTTCGATATATTATCGGTGGAACACACCTCATCGCCGCCGATACCGAGGAAATTCACGCGATATCAGACTGGCTCGGGGAGAAACTCGATCGACTCGTCGGTGCCCACTGTACTGGGACGACGGCAATGGGGGTGCTCAATGAGCGTCTTCCAGAGGTCTTCGAATCAGCAGGTGTTGGCAGTACGATACGACTCGAAGGAGACGAAGTACTATCATGA
- a CDS encoding VIT1/CCC1 transporter family protein — MASIRQLLRRLLGKEDVLAISRRYFISNGFDGTLTSIGIIVGAVLSGVSDGSTVIKIGLGAAVGLGTSAVWSVWEIERAETRAEIRRIERAMLKDLDDTRVQRDQSGARFVHAIMSGLGPLIGVLIPLTPFVVAGTVVTMAEAALIAVGLGIGVLGAFGAYMGSISGQRWYVAAARMGLAGLVVAILNLFLPG; from the coding sequence GTGGCCTCCATTCGACAACTCCTCAGGCGTCTTCTCGGGAAGGAGGACGTCCTCGCAATCTCGCGCCGGTACTTCATATCGAACGGCTTCGACGGGACGCTGACGAGCATCGGCATCATCGTCGGCGCTGTCCTCTCGGGAGTTTCAGATGGGTCCACTGTCATCAAAATCGGACTGGGCGCGGCAGTCGGTCTCGGGACATCTGCTGTCTGGAGCGTCTGGGAAATCGAACGTGCCGAAACCCGGGCCGAAATCAGACGTATCGAGCGGGCGATGCTCAAAGATCTCGACGATACCCGCGTTCAACGTGACCAGAGCGGTGCCCGCTTCGTACACGCCATAATGAGCGGTCTGGGGCCGCTCATCGGGGTTCTGATTCCACTAACCCCGTTCGTTGTCGCGGGGACCGTTGTCACAATGGCAGAGGCGGCACTCATCGCGGTCGGCCTGGGTATCGGTGTGTTGGGTGCGTTCGGCGCTTACATGGGTTCGATTTCGGGCCAGCGGTGGTACGTTGCCGCAGCGCGGATGGGACTTGCCGGCTTGGTCGTCGCAATTCTTAATCTCTTTCTTCCGGGGTGA
- a CDS encoding tyrosine-type recombinase/integrase: protein MDRLPTQYDATPGDDALETAIEKRLVDIDSGRYRTNVASVLRKFAAWSRDQHGITNPKDIDDDLCRQYARELARADDRDDISPETARRYFAYVRSFLTWAVYEGLIPTNPAKTNHAEGPLPTDETETDQQYWTTRDREAICATATARVDEAGESGDVDRTAAYRDQALVFLLAYSGARSAELVAVSDDEERNGLRWRHVDLDAGTMQVFGKNRTRESAPILDDALRPLRRWKQLREPDEDEAVFPRLDNAAKALDPTPSITTQSARNILADLCEWSEYDFEEPLKPHGARRGLGREIYRENPQLAQDVLRHKSIETTHEGYAQEAAKRTRDEANDIISGE, encoded by the coding sequence ATGGATCGGCTTCCGACTCAGTACGACGCTACTCCCGGGGATGACGCCCTCGAAACAGCCATCGAGAAACGACTGGTCGATATCGACTCCGGACGCTACCGAACAAACGTCGCGAGCGTCCTGCGGAAGTTCGCGGCATGGAGTCGGGACCAGCATGGTATCACCAACCCCAAGGACATTGACGATGATCTCTGCCGGCAGTACGCTCGTGAGCTAGCCCGAGCCGATGATCGGGACGATATCTCACCAGAGACAGCACGCCGCTACTTCGCCTACGTCCGTTCGTTCCTCACGTGGGCTGTCTACGAAGGGCTGATACCGACGAACCCGGCCAAGACCAACCACGCCGAAGGCCCACTTCCAACCGACGAGACCGAAACTGACCAGCAATACTGGACCACACGCGATCGCGAAGCCATCTGCGCCACTGCCACTGCCCGCGTCGACGAAGCCGGCGAAAGTGGTGACGTCGACCGCACGGCGGCCTACCGCGACCAGGCACTCGTCTTCTTACTCGCCTACTCCGGAGCCCGCAGCGCGGAACTCGTCGCCGTCTCCGATGACGAGGAACGGAACGGCCTCCGGTGGCGACACGTCGACCTCGATGCTGGCACGATGCAGGTGTTCGGAAAGAATCGCACCCGAGAGTCTGCACCCATCCTCGACGATGCACTTCGTCCACTCCGGCGCTGGAAGCAACTCCGGGAGCCTGACGAAGACGAAGCCGTGTTCCCGCGACTCGATAACGCGGCGAAAGCCCTGGACCCGACGCCGTCGATCACAACCCAGTCAGCCCGAAACATCCTCGCCGATCTCTGTGAGTGGTCTGAGTATGACTTCGAGGAACCGCTGAAACCACACGGCGCTCGCCGTGGCCTCGGGCGAGAAATCTATCGCGAAAACCCACAGCTGGCTCAGGATGTACTGCGGCACAAGTCCATCGAGACAACACACGAGGGCTATGCACAGGAGGCAGCAAAGCGAACGCGTGACGAAGCGAACGACATTATCTCCGGCGAGTAG
- a CDS encoding MauE/DoxX family redox-associated membrane protein, translating into MRVGLRQFKRPLCYVMALLYVVAGILHFVVPELYVQIVPPVLPAALALVYLSGVAEIAVGLGLLVPRTRSYAAWATIALLVAIFPANVYMAVSMVTIEGTGGGDPSVLVRWARLPLQGVLILWAYWYTD; encoded by the coding sequence ATGCGTGTTGGCTTGCGACAGTTCAAACGGCCGTTGTGCTACGTGATGGCGCTCCTGTATGTCGTTGCTGGGATATTGCATTTCGTCGTGCCAGAACTATACGTCCAGATCGTGCCACCGGTCTTGCCGGCGGCACTTGCGCTGGTGTACCTGTCCGGCGTCGCCGAAATCGCTGTCGGGCTCGGCCTGTTGGTGCCCCGGACGCGTTCGTACGCCGCCTGGGCGACGATCGCACTGCTCGTCGCGATCTTTCCCGCGAACGTCTACATGGCTGTCTCCATGGTCACTATTGAGGGGACGGGTGGCGGCGATCCCTCTGTGTTGGTCCGCTGGGCACGGCTGCCGCTGCAGGGCGTGTTGATCCTCTGGGCATACTGGTACACCGACTGA
- a CDS encoding GNAT family N-acetyltransferase, whose amino-acid sequence MEIRPADSEDRQRVETLARDSFRTSYALSPQQIETIVENEFDDETLAERLADSDTTVLVAEHTAGDTEQVQGFIDVAGGTERTIRWLHVDPEARGEGIATALLESVREDDGTPLVARILEDAVEGGEFLEDFGLESDDNADVTFGNEEFAVAVFTEGEGTEDANEPSVPVPESVTIDGTDHPIERDETVPGREAPFFSTYMGEDRTEQYGYFCSNCGSTDIAGDGLDRLECSECGNLHLADEWDDSYL is encoded by the coding sequence ATGGAGATCCGTCCTGCTGACTCCGAAGACCGTCAGCGAGTCGAGACGCTCGCTCGGGATTCGTTCCGAACCTCGTACGCTCTCAGTCCGCAGCAGATTGAGACGATAGTCGAAAATGAATTCGATGACGAGACACTGGCTGAGCGGCTTGCCGACTCTGACACAACGGTGCTAGTCGCCGAACACACAGCCGGCGACACCGAGCAAGTGCAGGGGTTCATTGATGTGGCAGGAGGAACTGAGAGAACGATTCGCTGGCTCCACGTCGATCCCGAGGCGCGTGGCGAGGGGATCGCCACCGCGCTGCTGGAGAGTGTCCGAGAAGACGACGGGACACCGCTCGTCGCGAGAATTCTCGAAGACGCTGTCGAGGGTGGCGAATTCCTCGAAGACTTCGGCCTCGAGAGCGACGACAATGCGGACGTGACGTTCGGTAACGAGGAGTTCGCAGTAGCGGTATTTACTGAGGGAGAAGGGACGGAAGACGCAAACGAACCCTCCGTTCCAGTTCCCGAGTCCGTCACAATTGATGGGACCGACCATCCCATCGAACGGGACGAGACCGTCCCCGGTCGAGAGGCTCCGTTCTTTTCCACCTATATGGGTGAGGACCGCACAGAACAGTACGGATACTTCTGCTCAAACTGTGGCAGTACTGACATAGCAGGCGATGGGCTCGACCGCCTCGAATGCAGCGAGTGTGGCAACCTCCATCTCGCCGATGAGTGGGACGACTCGTATCTGTGA
- the rdfA gene encoding rod-determining factor RdfA — MTTDDSQSGGGTNKVDTVIRKYDLVGMGAELEDRWVGADGEEESTRDLADYFNQSVLESAIQGSDAPTLSGDIQQVYHSLREDDADAPLIRSRLEQNGVDVESVMGDFISHQTVYRYLKNDRGAARPEQTPTERKENAIDSIQRLRGRTTAVTRQTIESLEKNNAISAGDFNIINEVQVLCEDCGRSYEIVAFLEQGGCDCHSE; from the coding sequence ATGACCACAGACGACTCACAGTCCGGTGGGGGAACGAACAAGGTCGACACCGTAATTCGGAAATACGATCTTGTCGGGATGGGTGCAGAACTCGAAGACCGGTGGGTCGGCGCCGATGGGGAGGAAGAAAGTACCCGAGACCTCGCTGACTACTTCAATCAGTCGGTGCTTGAGTCCGCCATCCAAGGGAGTGACGCTCCGACATTAAGTGGCGACATCCAGCAGGTCTATCACTCACTTCGAGAAGATGACGCGGATGCCCCGCTCATACGCTCCCGTCTCGAACAGAACGGGGTCGATGTCGAATCGGTGATGGGCGACTTTATCTCTCACCAGACAGTGTATCGCTATCTCAAGAACGACCGTGGGGCGGCCCGACCCGAGCAGACGCCCACAGAACGGAAAGAAAACGCCATTGATTCAATACAGCGCCTTCGGGGCCGAACCACCGCTGTAACGAGACAGACTATCGAGAGCCTCGAAAAGAACAACGCCATCTCGGCAGGCGATTTCAACATCATCAACGAGGTACAGGTGCTGTGTGAGGACTGCGGCCGTAGCTACGAGATTGTGGCGTTTCTGGAACAGGGTGGCTGCGACTGCCACTCCGAATGA
- a CDS encoding DUF211 domain-containing protein — MAAVRRLVIDVLKPHDPPLLMFTNQLAEIESVEGVTSSLIELDQEVQNVKLTFESEDLDFEAIEETIENLGGSVHSVDQVACGDAVVTDRRTLQDG, encoded by the coding sequence ATGGCAGCAGTCCGACGCCTCGTTATCGACGTACTGAAGCCCCACGATCCGCCCCTACTGATGTTCACCAACCAACTGGCCGAAATTGAGAGCGTCGAGGGCGTCACCTCGTCCCTGATCGAATTAGATCAGGAAGTGCAAAACGTCAAGCTCACGTTCGAAAGCGAAGATCTGGACTTCGAGGCGATCGAAGAAACGATCGAAAACCTCGGCGGGTCAGTACACTCTGTGGATCAGGTTGCCTGCGGTGACGCGGTTGTCACGGACCGGCGGACGTTACAGGATGGCTGA
- the lpdA gene encoding dihydrolipoyl dehydrogenase, whose amino-acid sequence MVVGDVTTSTDVLVIGAGPGGYVAAIRAAQLDLDVTLVEKGEYGGACLNRGCIPSKALLNGSELASEAGQAEELGIYADPTVALDEMMSWKDGIVDQLTSGIEQLCTAAGVNLMKGTAEFAAENKIRIVHQGEGQGSESLKFENCIIATGSRPIEIPEFDFDDERIVSSDGALNFETVPDELVIVGAGYIGMELATVYSRLGSDVSVIEMLEQVLPSYEGDIASVVRKRAERFGVDFHFGYTADRWAASDGKAVLTAVPADEAAHDSEIELTADRILVAVGRRPVTETLGIEAAGVETDAQGFIPTDSRCRTNKEHIFAVGDVAGEPMLAHKGSKEGEVAAEVIAGEPAAVDYRALPAAVFTDPEIGTVGLTEDEATNEGVTPVTGEFQFQASGRALTANRTEGFVRIVAAKETERVIGAQIVGPEASELIAEIAAMIEMGAKLQDIGSTVHTHPTLSEAVMEAAQNARGKAIHRQN is encoded by the coding sequence ATGGTCGTCGGAGATGTCACTACCTCGACTGACGTACTGGTTATTGGCGCGGGCCCCGGCGGATACGTCGCCGCAATCCGTGCTGCACAGCTCGATCTCGATGTCACGCTCGTTGAAAAGGGTGAGTATGGGGGTGCCTGTCTCAACCGTGGCTGTATCCCCTCTAAAGCGCTGCTCAACGGTTCAGAACTGGCCTCAGAGGCGGGCCAGGCGGAGGAACTGGGGATTTACGCGGACCCAACAGTTGCGCTCGACGAGATGATGAGCTGGAAAGACGGAATCGTCGACCAACTAACGAGCGGTATCGAGCAATTATGTACGGCAGCCGGCGTGAATCTGATGAAAGGAACAGCCGAATTTGCTGCTGAAAACAAGATCAGAATCGTCCATCAGGGTGAGGGACAGGGATCTGAATCGCTGAAATTCGAAAACTGCATCATCGCAACGGGGTCTAGGCCGATTGAAATTCCGGAGTTCGACTTTGATGACGAGCGTATTGTCTCGTCAGATGGTGCTCTGAACTTCGAAACGGTACCTGACGAACTCGTAATCGTTGGTGCCGGATACATCGGTATGGAGCTAGCAACAGTCTATAGCCGACTTGGGAGCGACGTGTCGGTCATTGAGATGCTAGAGCAGGTGCTTCCCAGCTATGAAGGAGACATTGCCTCGGTAGTCAGGAAGCGAGCAGAGCGTTTCGGTGTGGATTTCCATTTCGGGTACACCGCAGACAGGTGGGCAGCGTCGGATGGTAAGGCCGTCCTGACTGCTGTCCCCGCAGACGAGGCAGCGCATGATAGCGAGATAGAACTCACTGCTGACAGAATACTTGTCGCCGTCGGAAGACGCCCGGTGACTGAAACGCTCGGTATCGAAGCTGCCGGCGTCGAAACCGATGCTCAGGGGTTCATTCCAACGGATAGCAGATGTCGGACGAACAAGGAGCACATTTTCGCAGTCGGCGACGTTGCGGGTGAGCCGATGCTGGCACACAAGGGCTCGAAAGAGGGGGAAGTTGCAGCCGAAGTAATCGCCGGCGAGCCCGCCGCAGTCGATTACCGTGCACTCCCGGCTGCGGTGTTCACCGATCCGGAAATCGGAACCGTCGGGCTGACCGAGGACGAAGCAACGAACGAGGGTGTTACTCCCGTTACAGGTGAGTTCCAGTTCCAGGCGTCCGGACGGGCACTCACAGCAAACCGGACAGAAGGCTTTGTCCGAATTGTCGCTGCAAAAGAAACTGAACGTGTGATCGGTGCACAGATCGTCGGCCCGGAGGCATCAGAGTTGATTGCAGAAATCGCAGCCATGATCGAAATGGGGGCAAAGCTCCAGGACATCGGCTCCACCGTCCATACGCATCCAACATTAAGTGAAGCGGTAATGGAAGCCGCACAGAATGCGAGAGGGAAAGCGATCCACAGACAAAACTGA
- a CDS encoding energy-coupling factor transporter transmembrane protein EcfT, giving the protein MLVTDPYTPLVFIMVGTLMTVFLGRLSPVKYLRVAAPLAALAVGFVFVYPFVVGSPDGASGEILAFLGPFTVREAGLRVGAATGLRILALSVLSLLFVITTDTESFLHALVQNVDMPYQIGYSAMAALRFAPMMRSDVQTVRAAHTVRGVPDTNGLRDRLQRATRYAIPLFVNAIRRAERTALAMDARAFDAYDERTYHRRQSVTKKDVAFVTLFWTLTVGIVGALWYLKALGALTLLR; this is encoded by the coding sequence ATGCTCGTCACCGATCCGTACACGCCGCTGGTCTTTATCATGGTCGGCACTCTCATGACGGTCTTCTTAGGCCGTCTCTCGCCGGTCAAATACCTTCGTGTGGCGGCCCCACTCGCGGCGCTCGCGGTCGGTTTCGTGTTTGTCTACCCGTTCGTCGTCGGTAGTCCCGACGGAGCATCCGGGGAAATCTTGGCGTTTCTCGGACCATTCACGGTGCGAGAAGCGGGGTTACGAGTCGGGGCGGCCACGGGGCTGCGCATCCTCGCGCTGTCCGTCCTCTCGCTTCTGTTTGTCATAACGACCGATACGGAATCGTTCCTCCACGCACTTGTACAGAACGTCGATATGCCCTACCAGATTGGCTACAGTGCAATGGCCGCCCTTCGGTTCGCACCGATGATGCGGTCCGACGTGCAGACGGTCCGGGCTGCCCATACAGTCAGAGGAGTGCCGGATACTAACGGACTTCGCGACCGTCTCCAGCGGGCGACTCGCTACGCGATACCCCTATTCGTGAATGCGATCCGTCGCGCCGAGCGCACGGCGCTCGCGATGGATGCACGGGCTTTCGACGCGTACGACGAGCGAACCTATCACCGCAGGCAATCGGTCACCAAGAAAGATGTCGCGTTCGTCACTCTCTTCTGGACGCTAACGGTCGGAATCGTTGGGGCGTTGTGGTATCTCAAAGCGCTTGGAGCGTTGACCCTACTACGATGA
- a CDS encoding IS6 family transposase, producing the protein MAEITRLSGCRDWIDLDFVERERTPEPAMALGIQSHVAGLSLSNTVELLDSLGVQRSRKAVHDWVQKADLQPDSGKSPNQIALDETVIRINDQQFWLYAAADPQSNELLHVRLFATTTTTLTEIFLRELRHKHNVETAVFLVDGAQHLQTALQRAGLRFRMCRHGNRNAIERIFRELKRRTSSFSHCFSHVEPETAENWLQSFARWHNAPN; encoded by the coding sequence ATGGCAGAAATCACACGCCTCAGTGGATGTAGAGACTGGATTGATTTGGATTTTGTGGAGCGCGAGCGGACACCCGAGCCAGCGATGGCGTTGGGTATTCAATCGCACGTTGCGGGGCTCTCGCTATCGAATACCGTCGAATTACTCGATTCGCTGGGTGTCCAACGCAGTCGTAAAGCCGTCCACGATTGGGTTCAAAAAGCCGATCTACAGCCCGACTCTGGGAAATCTCCGAATCAGATTGCGCTCGACGAAACAGTGATTCGGATCAACGATCAGCAATTCTGGCTGTACGCCGCCGCCGATCCGCAGTCGAATGAACTGCTTCACGTCCGGCTGTTTGCGACGACTACGACCACTCTCACGGAAATTTTCCTGCGAGAACTTCGGCACAAACACAATGTCGAAACTGCCGTCTTTCTCGTCGATGGCGCTCAACACCTCCAAACCGCACTTCAACGAGCTGGACTCCGATTTCGGATGTGTCGCCACGGAAATCGGAACGCTATCGAACGGATTTTTCGAGAACTGAAGCGTCGAACCTCGTCGTTTTCACACTGCTTCAGCCACGTCGAACCGGAAACAGCCGAAAATTGGCTCCAAAGCTTCGCTCGCTGGCACAATGCTCCAAACTAA
- a CDS encoding universal stress protein: MYDTILFPTDGSDAAESVLEYALQIAAEHEATIHILNVADTGRDSVTTIRGEVIDVLETEGERIVAEAAQYAKDEGVPVVSAVLQGDPHKTIVDYSKQSDIDCIVMPTHGQRGIKRILLGSVTERVINTAAVPVVAVNPAEDRPLAYPPKHVLVPTDGSRGAALAVAEGIDVARATGATLHLLHVVETGGLGPDARSVLKEGELTERANEILAEATEKVEEASLDSVTSVIEHGTPAKVICDYIDENEIDLAIMGTHGQTDFSRYVMGGVSAKIVRQSPVPVTWVREPESASNE; the protein is encoded by the coding sequence ATGTACGACACCATCCTGTTCCCAACCGACGGAAGTGACGCCGCAGAATCGGTCCTTGAGTACGCACTACAGATTGCAGCTGAACACGAGGCGACGATTCACATCCTCAACGTCGCAGACACTGGCCGAGACAGCGTCACCACAATCCGTGGTGAGGTCATTGACGTTCTCGAAACAGAAGGGGAGCGCATCGTGGCGGAAGCCGCACAATATGCGAAAGACGAAGGCGTCCCTGTCGTCTCTGCGGTCCTTCAGGGAGACCCGCACAAGACGATAGTCGACTACAGCAAACAGTCCGACATCGACTGTATCGTTATGCCGACGCACGGACAGCGTGGGATCAAGCGGATTCTCCTCGGAAGCGTCACCGAACGCGTCATCAACACGGCAGCGGTTCCCGTCGTTGCGGTCAACCCTGCCGAAGATCGACCACTCGCGTATCCTCCGAAGCACGTCCTCGTCCCAACGGATGGAAGCCGTGGCGCAGCACTCGCAGTGGCAGAGGGAATCGATGTCGCGAGGGCAACGGGAGCAACGCTCCATCTGCTTCACGTTGTCGAGACCGGCGGCCTCGGGCCGGATGCACGCTCCGTATTGAAAGAGGGAGAGTTGACTGAGCGGGCAAATGAAATTCTGGCCGAAGCGACCGAGAAAGTCGAGGAGGCGTCGCTTGACTCGGTCACCAGCGTCATCGAACACGGGACCCCCGCGAAGGTGATTTGCGACTACATCGACGAGAATGAAATCGATCTCGCGATTATGGGGACCCACGGACAGACTGATTTCAGCAGGTACGTCATGGGTGGTGTCAGCGCCAAAATCGTCCGGCAGTCCCCGGTCCCGGTGACGTGGGTTCGCGAGCCTGAATCCGCATCAAATGAGTAG
- a CDS encoding helix-turn-helix domain-containing protein, which produces MATMMRASVPTEQFALSGTFQAVPEVEFDAVRFATHGTDRVVPLLWATNADTDSVGTAITEDETVRSAQVITSQDQNTLLRMDWTDQVRFLTRVLVGEHGTVVSARGSTEGWTFRILFPERDAVSSTCDAFEEYHIDIERITALKDAPSIEGSQLTDGQFSILKAAVDEGYYEIPRRTNLQELASDLGVSHQALSEQARRGHRALIESVIMP; this is translated from the coding sequence ATGGCCACGATGATGCGAGCCAGTGTTCCGACCGAGCAGTTCGCACTGTCCGGAACATTCCAGGCTGTACCCGAAGTGGAGTTCGACGCTGTCAGGTTTGCTACACATGGAACTGACCGGGTTGTTCCCCTGCTCTGGGCGACGAACGCCGACACTGATTCCGTAGGTACGGCGATTACCGAAGACGAGACGGTACGGAGCGCACAGGTCATCACCAGCCAGGATCAAAACACGTTGCTCCGAATGGACTGGACGGATCAGGTCCGGTTTCTCACCCGCGTACTGGTCGGAGAGCACGGGACTGTCGTCAGTGCTCGCGGGAGTACTGAGGGGTGGACGTTCCGTATCCTGTTTCCGGAACGAGACGCGGTTTCCTCGACATGTGACGCGTTCGAGGAGTACCATATCGACATCGAACGGATAACTGCGCTGAAAGACGCGCCGTCGATAGAGGGGTCCCAGCTCACTGACGGACAGTTCTCGATACTCAAAGCCGCAGTCGACGAAGGCTATTACGAGATCCCCCGCCGAACAAACCTACAGGAGCTGGCATCGGACCTCGGGGTCTCACATCAGGCCCTCTCCGAACAGGCACGTCGTGGGCACCGCGCCCTCATTGAGTCAGTCATCATGCCGTGA
- a CDS encoding ECF transporter S component produces the protein MSALTKKWMGLRNWETRDLLIVATLGIVPGLALLPVVFTGFTIRAALGPLGTILNAELFYLPGLMTLYIVRKPGASILNGVFVGLVWIPLTPFGLAVTIPTIVARIGSVIPFFLTRYRRYNRATMLVSGASAGLLSLGAIYVPSSFQILAVPVQGVLIVGHDLSGAILSGLLAKRLSDKLAETGALLAYPVVDDVDIGA, from the coding sequence ATGTCAGCACTTACTAAGAAATGGATGGGCCTCAGGAACTGGGAGACGAGAGACTTGCTAATCGTCGCTACACTAGGGATCGTCCCTGGGCTGGCGCTACTGCCAGTCGTATTTACGGGGTTCACGATCCGGGCAGCGCTGGGTCCGCTGGGGACGATTCTGAACGCCGAACTATTCTATCTCCCCGGGTTGATGACGCTGTATATTGTTCGCAAACCCGGCGCGTCGATACTCAACGGGGTCTTCGTGGGACTTGTCTGGATCCCACTCACGCCGTTTGGCTTGGCAGTTACCATCCCGACTATCGTCGCCAGAATCGGTTCGGTGATTCCCTTCTTCCTTACCAGATACCGTCGATACAATCGAGCCACGATGCTAGTCAGTGGCGCGTCCGCAGGACTCCTCTCACTGGGTGCGATCTATGTCCCATCCAGCTTCCAGATCCTAGCGGTACCGGTTCAGGGTGTGCTCATCGTGGGTCACGATCTCAGTGGGGCGATTCTGAGTGGTCTCCTCGCGAAACGACTATCAGACAAGCTCGCTGAAACTGGCGCTCTCTTGGCGTATCCGGTTGTTGACGACGTGGACATTGGGGCGTGA